One window of Ziziphus jujuba cultivar Dongzao chromosome 5, ASM3175591v1 genomic DNA carries:
- the LOC107428748 gene encoding uncharacterized protein LOC107428748 isoform X3, with amino-acid sequence MEIELEARVKALGYKVKAMSRESPSQKASHVLDADLRTHWSTATNTKEWILLELNEPCLLSHIRIYNKSVLEWEISVGLRFKPETFVKVRPRCEAPRRDMMYPMNYTPCRYVRISCLRGNPIAIFFIQLIGVSVIGLEPEFQPVVNHLLPHIITHKQDVHDMHLQLLKDLTNRLTVFIPQLEADLSSFSDAVEPNLRFLAMLAGPFYPILHVVYERATTKSSGNILDSEVSKNCQQSSALTVSSNFEPRRSRSTSPFFLSTSSSLVFRQDLIFMLLRKAYKDSDLGTVCRMASRILHKFIEPVAVQEASVSPTEVTSGDESPKSELVSSVTLVDYSNMFGEEFQLPDDQWDSNYLNTLDLGAVEEGILHVLYACASQPILCSKLAGRTSDFWSALPLVQALLPALRPSVICPDIVDDCFSQWKQPVVQQALSQIVAMSSSSLYRPLLLACAGYLASFSPSHAKAACILVDLCCSVLAPWMTQVIAKVDLAVELLEDLLGTIQAARHSLPRARAALKYIVLALSGHMDDILGKYKEVKHRILFLVEMLEPFLDPAIASFKSTIAFGDLSSAYPEKQENNCMIALNVVRTAVQKPEVLPSLESEWRRGSVAPSVLLSVLEPHMQLPPEIDLRISPISKSLELESTCLSSVPRGGIASSKSNSQDELDGKVDVADTAAKMDVFDDASLLFAPAELRSIALTNNSNDSNESSSVSSEPKLEVEKFFLNQFNIDLELDAGFTAEYFNLQADYFQLLNFEDSKLKASEFRHLALDLHSQNEIMVEGHDAAIDALLLAAECYVNPFFMMSFITSSKFRNQINISEIKTRKIHENLELRRVSGKYESDLEKIALVEKKRDKIVLQILLEAAELDSKYQEKVSDSERCSYYAGEFDEVVKLSPSDMQSTDAITLVRQNQSLLCNFLIQRLRRKQHSMHEILIQSLVFLLHSATKLYCAPEQVIDIILQSAEHLNGMLSSLYHQFKEGLQLKPDTVYGIQRRWILLQRLVIASSNGDEGADFAISKNNGFRYQNLIPPSAWIQRISTFSRSASPLVRFLGWMAVSRNAKQYIKDHLFLASDLPQLTNLLSVFGDELAAVDNVINQKHEDKHAFSFSKVSEADGQQHENQCFHVIYPDLSKFFPNMKKQFEAFGEIILEAVGLQLRSLSSSVIPDILCWFSELCSWPFYSMNQLANRNNSYNLKGYAAKNAKAIILYVLEAIITEHMEAMVPEIPRVVQVLVSLCRTSYCEVSFLDSVMRLLEPIISYSLCKVSDEERLLLDDSCLDFESLCFGELFTNIRSDKNQDDFTKKVENHNGSTEKVYSRGLTIFILASVFRYLSFQRRREMLQSLILWADFTAYEPTTNFYDYLCAFQSVMGSCKLLLVQNLQLFGAIPLELPTGRQCDSSLEPHSWFLGDVCQNSSPDKFFQKLEGEDIAAVKTNQKVHHLSVEEIEEFRSDLEALIGKLIPTVELCWNFHHQLAKKLTVSSAECFMYSRCLSSVAQKTDVQDNDIEASHTSKSFDQFLVHWMVGLEGIAETILALQEKSCWEVASVMLDCLLGVPYCFSLDNVLRFICSAVKNNFCSAPKLAWRLQTDKWLLVLLARGIHSLNESEASLVDLFCTLLGHPEPEQRFIALKLLGKLVGQDLDSGTALQDFVFCSKLFTPAMSIPVPESVISHLVSSTWDRVVLLASSDKSLLLRTRAMALLVDYIPFAHRHLLQSLLATADNLHGLGKLAQPTCEGPLLRLSLALIAGASLYCSSEDLSLIPHNVWRNIEILALSKTENRIGDVEKRACQILCRLKNEGGEAKEVLKEVLSASSSKQFYPDFGGAREAVLQVYPYLGL; translated from the exons ATGGAGATAGAGTTGGAGGCGAGAGTGAAAGCGTTGGGATACAAAGTGAAAGCCATGTCTCGTGAATCCCCATCGCAGAAGGCGTCTCACGTACTGGATGCCGACCTGCGCACCCACTGGTCCACTGCTACCAACACCAAGGAGTGGATCCTACTGGAGCTCAAC GAGCCCTGCTTGCTTTCCCATATCAGGATTTACAACAAGTCTGTCCTCGAATGGGAAATTTCTGTTGGCTTACGCTTCAAG CCAGAGACCTTTGTCAAAGTACGCCCTCGTTGTGAAGCTCCTCGGCGTGATATGATGTACCCTATGAACTACACTCCATGCCGCTACGTCCGAATTTCTTGTCTACGCGGAAACCCCATTGCTATTTTTTTCATCCAG CTAATTGGGGTTTCAGTGATTGGTCTTGAACCTGAATTTCAACCCGTTGTTAACCACTTGTTGCCACACATTATAACTCACAAACAAGATGTACATGATATGCATCTTCAG TTGCTTAAAGACTTGACAAACCGGTTGACTGTCTTCATTCCCCAACTTGAG GCTGACCTTAGCAGCTTTTCAGATGCTGTTGAGCCTAACTTGCGTTTTCTTGCTATGCTTGCTGGTCCCTTTTATCCGATACTTCACGTTGTGTACGAAAG GGCTACTACAAAGTCTTCAGGCAATATCTTGGACTCTGAAGTTTCCAAGAATTGTCAGCAGTCTTCTGCCTTAACTGTGTCCTCTAATTTTGAG CCGCGGAGATCACGCAGTACATCACCTTTCTTCTTATCTACGTCCAGTTCTTTGGTCTTCCGTCAAGATTTGATTTTCATGTTGTTGAGAAAGGCATACAAAGATTCTGATCTAGGAACTGTTTGCAGAATG GCTTCTAGAATCCTGCATAAGTTCATAGAGCCTGTTGCAGTGCAAGAAGCATCAGTATCTCCCACTGAAGTCACTTCTGGGGATGAATCACCAAAATCTGAATTAGTTAGTTCTGTTACTTTAGTTGATTACTCAAACATGTTTGGTGAAGAATTCCAGTTGCCTGATGATCAGTGGGACTCTAACTATCTTAACACCTTGGATTTGGGGGCAGTGGAAGAAGGAATTCTGCATGTTCTTTATGCTTGTGCGTCACAG CCTATTCTCTGTAGTAAATTGGCGGGGAGAACTTCTGACTTCTGGTCTGCATTACCTTTGGTACAAGCATTGCTGCCAG CTCTTCGTCCTTCAGTAATCTGTCCTGACATTGTTGATGATTGTTTTTCTCAATGGAAACAACCTGTTGTCCAACAAGCGTTATCTCAG ATTGTAGCaatgtcatcatcatcattataccGGCCGCTTCTTCTTGCCTGTGCTGGTTATTTAGCATCATTTTCTCCATCACAT GCAAAGGCTGCTTGTATTCTGGTTGACCTGTGTTGTAGTGTGCTTGCACCTTGGATGACTCAGGTCATTGCAAAG GTTGATCTGGCTGTGGAGCTCTTGGAGGATCTTCTGGGAACAATTCAG GCTGCTCGCCATTCCTTGCCGCGTGCACGTGCTGCCCTGAAATATATTGTGCTGGCTCTATCAGGTCATATGGATGATATACTAGGAAAGTACAAG gAAGTTAAGCATAGAATACTATTTCTTGTGGAGATGCTAGAGCCCTTTCTTGATCCCGCCATTGCCTCATTTAAGAGCACAATTGCCTTTGGAGATCTATCTTCTGCTTATCCTGAAAAGCAGGAAAACAATTGTATGATTGCTCTTAATGTGGTACGTACAGCAGTACAAAAGCCAGAGGTTTTACCTTCTCTGGAATCTGAATGGAGGCGTGGATCAGTTGCTCCTAG TGTACTTTTGTCAGTATTGGAACCTCACATGCAGTTACCTCCTGAAATTGACCTTCGAATATCTCCTATTTCTAagtcattagaacttgaatcaACTTGTTTATCTTCTGTCCCCCGTGGTGGGATAGCTTCTTCAAAATCAAACAGCCAGGATGAATTGGATGGAAAGGTGGATGTTGCAGATACAGCTGCAAAGATGGATGTCTTTGATGATGCCAGTCTTCTTTTTGCTCCTGCAGAGCTGCGTAGCATAGCACTGACAAATAATTCTAATGATTCCAATGAGAGTAGCTCTGTCAGCTCAGAACCAAAGCTGGAAGTTGAGAAATTCTTTTTGAATCAGTTTAATATTGACTTAGAATTAGATGCTGGTTTCACTGCTGAATATTTCAACTTACAAGCAGATTATTTTCAACTTCTAAACTTTGAAGATAGTAAGCTCAAGGCTTCGGAGTTTCGACATCTGGCCCTGGATTTACACTCGCAAAATGAGATTATGGTTGAGGGTCATGATGCAGCTATAGATGCTTTACTCTTGGCTGCAGAATGCTATGTTAATCCCTTTTTTATGATGTCTTTCATTACCAGTTCAAAGTTCAGGAACCAGATCAACATTAGTGAGATTAAAACTCGAAAAATTCATGAAAATTTGGAGCTTAGGAGGGTATCTGGAAAGTATGAAAGTGACTTAGAAAAAATAGCTCTTGTTGAAAAGAAAAGGGACAAGATTGTTCTCCAAATTCTGCTTGAGGCAGCTGAATTAGACAGTAAATACCAAGAGAAGGTGTCAGATAGTGAACGTTGTTCATATTATGCTGGAGAGTTTGATGAAGTTGTTAAGTTGTCTCCGAGTGATATGCAATCTACTGATGCAATCACCTTGGTTCGCCAAAATCAATCTTTGCTGTGCAACTTTCTAATTCAAAGGTTGCGAAGAAAGCAACACTCAATGCATGAAATTCTCATACAAAGTCTAGTGTTTTTGTTGCACTCAGCAACTAAGCTGTACTGTGCTCCAGAGCAGGTGATTGATATCATATTACAATCTGCAGAGCACTTAAATGGGATGTTATCATCCCTTTATCACCAGTTTAAAGAAGGTCTGCAGTTGAAGCCAGATACAGTATATGGTATACAAAGACGGTGGATATTGCTTCAGAGACTGGTAATTGCCTCAAGCAATGGTGATGAAGGTGCTGATTTTGCTATCAGTAAGAACAATGGTTTTCGTTATCAAAATCTGATTCCACCTTCAGCCTGGATTCAGAGAATCTCTACATTCTCCAGAAGTGCATCCCCTCTGGTTCGTTTTCTTGGTTGGATGGCAGTATCTCGTAATGCTAAACAGTATATAAAGGATCACCTTTTCCTCGCCTCAGATCTTCCACAGTTGACAAATTTATTATCTGTATTTGGGGATGAGCTTGCTGCAGTGGATAATGTTATCAACCAAAAACATGAAGACAAACATGCTTTTTCTTTTAGTAAAGTATCTGAAGCTGATGGTCAACAGCATGAAAACCAATGTTTTCATGTTATTTACCCTGATCTCAGCAAATTCTTTCCTAATATGAAAAAGCAATTTGAAGCTTTTGGGGAAATAATTTTGGAGGCTGTTGGTTTGCAGTTGAGATCCCTTTCTTCCAGTGTTATCCCTGATATATTGTGTTGGTTCTCTGAGTTGTGTTCATGGCCATTTTATTCTATGAACCAATTGGCTAATCGAAATAATTCTTATAATTTGAAAGGTTATGCTGCGAAGAATGCCAAAGCGATCATCCTTTATGTGTTGGAAGCCATCATAACAGAGCACATGGAAGCAATGGTCCCTGAGATACCTAGAGTAGTGCAAGTGCTGGTTTCCCTTTGCAGAACATCATACTGTGAAGTTTCATTTCTTGATTCTGTAATGCGATTATTGGAGCCAATCATTTCATATTCATTATGTAAAGTTTCTGATGAGGAAAGATTATTGCTTGATGACTCATGCCTTGATTTTGAATCATTATGCTTTGGTGAGCTTTTCACTAACATTAGATCTGATAAGAATCAAGATGATTTTACCAAGAAAGTAGAGAATCATAATGGTTCTACTGAGAAAGTATACAGCCGGGGacttacaatttttattttggcttcTGTCTTCCGTTATTTGTCATTTCAACGTAGAAGGGAAATGCTGCAGTCCTTAATTTTATGGGCTGACTTTACTGCATATGAGCCAACGACTAATTTCTATGACTACCTTTGTGCGTTTCAGAGTGTTATGGGAAGTTGCAAACTTTTGTTAGTTCAGAATTTACAATTATTTGGAGCTATCCCACTTGAACTACCAACTGGAAGGCAATGTGATAGTAGTTTGGAACCACATTCATGGTTTCTAGGGGACGTCTGCCAAAATTCAAGTCCAGACAAGTTTTTTCAGAAGCTAGAAGGTGAAGACATAGCTGCTgttaaaacaaatcaaaaagtaCATCATTTATCTGTTGAGGAAATAGAAGAATTTAGAAGTGACTTGGAGGCTCTTATTGGGAAGCTTATTCCAACAGTCGAACTCTGTTGGAATTTTCATCATCAACTGGCAAAGAAGCTTACCGTTTCATCAGCTGAGTGTTTTATGTACTCTAGATGTTTGTCATCAGTTGCACAGAAAACTGATGTGCAAGACAATGACATTGAAGCTTCTCATACATCCAAATCATTTGACCAGTTCCTTGTTCATTGGATGGTTGGTCTAGAAGGAATTGCTGAAACAATTCTGGCTCTCCAAGAAAAGAGTTGCTGGGAAGTTGCATCCGTGATGCTTGATTGTTTACTTGGAGTACCCTATTGTTTTTCCCTGGATAATGTGTTACGTTTTATTTGTTCTgcagtaaaaaataatttctgtaGCGCACCAAAACTTGCTTGGCGTTTGCAGACTGATAAATGGTTGTTGGTTTTACTTGCAAGAGGAATCCATTCCCTTAATGAAAGTGAGGCTTCTCTGGTTGACCTGTTTTGTACATTGCTGGGTCATCCTGAACCTGAGCAACGCTTTATAGCACTTAAGCTTCTAGGAAAACTTGTTGGCCAAGATTTGGATAGTGGAACTGCCCTACAAGATTTTGTGTTTTGCAGCAAATTATTTACACCTGCCATGTCTATACCTGTTCCTGAGTCGGTTATATCTCATTTGGTATCAAGTACATGGGATCGCGTGGTTTTGCTGGCATCCTCTGATAAATCATTGCTTTTGAGGACTCGTGCTATGGCACTCCTTGTAGATTACATACCTTTTGCTCATAGGCATCTGTTACAATCTCTTCTTGCGACAGCAGATAATCTTCATGGTTTGGGAAAGCTGGCTCAACCAACTTGTGAGGGTCCATTGCTTCGACTTTCATTAGCACTTATTGCTGGTGCTAGCCTGTATTGTTCTTCTGAGGATCTTTCTTTGATTCCTCACAATGTCTGGAGAAACATTGAGATACTAGCATTGTCAAAAACTG AGAACCGGATTGGGGATGTTGAGAAAAGAGCTTGCCAAATCTTGTGCAGATTGAAAAATGAAGGGGGTGAAGCTAAAGAG GTTCTGAAAGAAGTGCTATCAGCAAGTTCTTCAAAACAATTCTACCCAGATTTTGGGGGTGCTCGGGAAGCAGTTCTCCAG GTGTATCCCTACCTAGGCCTTTAA